The stretch of DNA GAAGGGGGTgcgaaggagggcgcggacgtcgatgacgatgacgaggaggaggagaggttCGAGACTccgccggcgaggtcctcggcAGATCCCGAGCTGTTCGTCGACACGCACTGACAGACACGGGTGCCCACTTTTTGGCGTTTTTTGGCCACGCATTCACGAGAGCGAGACACGTCGCCGATAAAAAGTTAGCCTTTCGCATGACGCGTCGCACTTCCCGACGAACATGAAGCCCGCCACCgtcctctcctcctccgtcgcgcccgtcggcgtatcgcgttcgcgcgccgcgcctcgtcgcgccgcggtggccgctcgcgcctccacggacgccgccgcgacgacccccgccgcgggcgtcggcaaCACGTTCAGGACCGCCACGGATCGAGTGACGCTCGGCACGAGCGacctctccgtcgcggccaccggcgcgggcgcgtgggCGTGGGGCGACCGCAGCGGCTACTGGGGCTCCGACTGGGAGGGCGACCGCGCCAAGAACCTCGACGCCTACATGACGCTACTCGCGGGAGGCGTCGACTTCATCGACACCGCCGAGGTGTACGGCTTCGGCAAGTCGGAGGAGCTCATCCGCGAGTTCATGAGGGACacagccgcggacgccacgctCGCACCGCCGCTCCTCGCCACCAAGTTCGCGCCGATCCCCTTCCGcttccgcgccgaggacgtccccAACGCGCTCAGGGCGTCCATGGCCCGCATGGGCGTCAGGAAGGTGGCGCTCTACATGCAGCACTGGCCCGCGTTTGGACTTCCGGGCGTCACCGAGGCGTGCAACGACGCGTTCCTCGAGGGCCTCTGCCTGTGCTACGAGCGAGGCCTGTgccgcgcggtgggcgtcTCAAACTTcaacgccgagcgcgtcaaacgcgcggcgaagaagttTAAGGAACGCGGCgtgccgttcgcgtccaacCAGATCCAGTACTCTTTGGCGTACCGAGCGCCAGAGACGGACACCGGCGTCATTGACGCGTGTGTCGAATGCGGCGTCACCCCGGTGGCCTACTCTCCGATGGCGCAGGGGCTGCTCACGGGTAAGTactccgccgccagcccgctcggcgagggagtcAAGGCGACGGGACCGAGGGCGAGGATCCTCAGCGAGGAAAagctggcgtccgcggatgCGCTCGTCGACCTGATGAGGGAGATCGGGCGcaaccacggcggcgtcacccCCGCGCAGATCGCGGTGAACTACTGCATGACCAAGGGCACGGTGCCCATCCCGGGCGCGAAGGACGCCAGGCAGGCGGAGGCTGTCGTCGGTTGCCTCGGGTGGAGGCTCGATGAGGCCGAGGTGGCCGagttggaggcggcggcggcgttggtgccgtcgacgcccggcgcTCCGTTTGAGAGGTGGTGACCGGTATACGACAGCTGTGTTCGAGAGGTGGTGAACGGTCGacgacagctgtgtcgctcgctcgccgtcTGCCCcggctcgcggaggcggttCGCTCGCCGTATTAGCATGCATCAAACGTAGGACCAACTGCGCGTGTACAAACGAAACTAACGCGCCTCGCCCCGACTCGTCTCGTTTTCGTCCCATCGAGCCGTGCGCGAGAGAGCGGGAGCCAGCTGGAAAACGATCTCATCCGTCGTGGTGCCCCGCAAACTTCGGCGCGCCGGGAGCACGATCGAGCCAGCGCAGCCCGCTCGCCCCGTCGGAACGTGCGAGAGCACGCCGCGAGACCAAGCGATCGACCCCGATCCCCGAGCGTCGGCTCCGGGCAACGAGGCGCGACCTCGATCTCGGCGCGGTTCCGCGGAGCTTCCCCAATTTTCATCGCCCCGATCGCGTAGCGTGAGACGGGAGCCATGGACGCGAAGTGGCGACTAGatttcgccgacgcgagcacgtcCGGGAACAACGCACCGGTGAACCCACCGGGGTACGCGTCGCTGCGAGAGCTCGGGGTgcgtcccgcccccgcccatcccgcgccccccgcacCCTCCCTCCGTAGATCAAAACCTCGAGTCCGGCTAGGTTTGACTTCAACCGCGTTCattcgccgcgcccgtcaacCGAAACGACTCCTCACCCCACCGATCATCTCATACGCGAGCAGGACGTCGATGCCCCCGCGAAGGgcaaggcggacgcgcccaagggcggcgtcgtcgcgcccggcggcgcgctgacttccgcggcgcgccagcAGAAGGCGTACCAGTTTGCCATGTCGCAGGTGCAGGCGATCGGGATGACGGGGTTCATGATGTACATGGCCGGGAGCGGCGTGCAGATCTTCTCCATGATGGTCGTGGGTAACGGCCTGTTCCAGCCCATCAAGGCCATAGCGTCGAGCGGTAAGATCTTCGAGCCGTACGCGGATGCGAGCACGGACGTGACGGGCCCGCGGGCGCTGTTTTGCGCCATCCAgctcgccgggctcgcgatggcgctgTACAAGCTGAACAGCATGGGCCTGCTACCCACGCACGCGAGCGACTGGGTCAGCGGGATGAAGCCTCCCACGCCGGTGGAGCACGCGTACGGAGGGACCACGCTGTAGGGAGGGAGAGAGAGAGGGCAAACTTGGCGCAGGCGAGCCGAGACGTTGTTCCTTTCTTgcacgcgcgaggcgcgcttcgcgccaaTGCCTGGACGCTGACGCGGAAAAACCCATCACGTGATGCGTGACATCACGAGAGAAACCGATTCCTTGTGGAAACGGCTTTCGACCGCGTATGAGTTTTCAGTTAGCTTTTCGGATTATAGACGACGAAAAATCTTCTTTTCGATACCTTTTCATCTCCTCTCCGATGCGCCTGTTGCACacgggagcgcgcgcgccatgagGTACATCCCCCACAAGAGAGGCAAACCCTCGCGCTGGGTGCGCGAGGCTGCCGgaaacgacgacgtcgagggcatcgacgccgcgctcgacgcggcgagcaacAAGGACGAAGCTTTGAACAAGGGCGATATTATGGGCAGGACCGCTCTCCActgggcggcgggacggggcCGGGTCGATGCGGtgcgccacctcctcgctCTCGGGGCCAGGGTCAAGATCTCCGGCATGCACCACACCCCGCTCCACGACCTcgcggagagcggcgcggctgccgcgccgacgctcgtgCAGGAACTCGTGGAGGCCGCGCCCTGGCAGCTCACGTACAAGGACAACACCGGCGCCATGCCTGTGGACAGGGCGAAAAGCGCGGGGCAGCGCCAGATggttcgcgcgctcgagtccgCCGCCATGAtggtcaccggcgcggagcgcgcgatgaTGAGTCGCCACACGCACTCGTTCCTGCCTTCGTGCCtgtccgtcgcgacgatcaGCCTCGACTCGCCCGGTAGCAGCGTCACCAGGCCGCTGCTGGAGGGGGCGTGACGGCTGCCAGCGGGGTCGAGGAGAGACTGCGCAAATGGCGCACGATTGGAAGAAATTTCCAAACCCATATTACGAAGGGGCTTAACTAAATGCATGTACATCTTTCGCGTCGAGTGTGGTAATTCAAGTCTCAAAAAATAACGGTTTTTCCTCCCACGTCCTCCTGCGGTTCGGACCCTTCGAACCAGCCGCGAGAGACGGGAGGAAGATCTCTGACGACCGCGTCTTTTGTTCCATTTGGAGTCGCAGGCGGGctcgacacgcgcgcgccatgaGTTACGCTCGCCCTAAACGGGGTAAACCCGAGCGCTGGGTGCGCGAGGCTGCCGgcaacgacgacgtcgagggcatcgacgccgcgctcgacgccgcgaaagACAGGGAACGGCTTCTGAACAAGGGGGACTTCGTCGGCAGGACCGCTCTCCACTGGGCAGCGGGACGGGGCCGggccgacgcggtgcgccacctcctcgcgctcggggcCAGGGTCAAGCTCTCCGGCAACCAGGCGAGCCCGCTCCACGacctggcggcgagcggctcgcccaacgcgccggcgctcgtgCAGGATCTCCTCGCTGCCGCGCCCTGGCAGCTCACGCACCGCGATAACATGGGTCACTACCCCGTCGACAAGGCGAGGGACGTGGGTGACAAATCcatggcgctcgcgctcgacgcgttgATGATGACGGTCGTCGGCAAGCGCGGACCGACCGCTAAACCCCGCACTCCCAGCTCGTGGATGCCGTCGTGCATGTCCGCGGGGAAAGCGCGCGGAATCGTGGGAAGCGACGAGAGGCCGCTGCTGGAAGGGGCGGCACGCGCGTGACGACCGGGGAGAACTACAAGGGTCCTCGTGTTATTTTGTTCACTCTCGGTAACAACGCGATTTATGATTCTCACGACCCGCACTTCAACGCGTCCCCGGCCCCAGGCGCgggcgacccgccgcgctcgcgttcgatGGGAGCCCTCGAagacctcgtcgcgtcgcatcTCGGGGGTTTCAgccccgagggcggcgttcACCTCCCAAACACGCCCGGATACGACGCGTGCCTgctctccgcgggcgcggccaATTACGCGTGCCTCCACGAGCGAAGGCGACCTCCGGTGGCGCTccagcccgcgcgcgagagcgacgTCGTGCTGGCGGTTCGCTTCGTCACCGCGGGGATCGAGCGCGGTCTCTGGCCCGAGGGAGGGAGGGTGGACGGGTCCccggacgggggcgacggcgtgccccTCACGCTGTGCGGCGGAGGGCACTCCGAGCTGTGCGTGCGCCACGGCGCGGTCCTCATCCACTTCGGCCGGATGGCTTCCGTGTCgtgcgacccggcggcggggacggtgacgatcgccccgggcgcgctcctcggggcGATGAACGAGGCCGCGCAAAATCACGGCCTCGCGGTGCCCACCGGAGtcttcgcgggcgtcggcgtgggaTCGATCCTGGCGGGAGGCATcggacgcctcgcgcgcgcccgggggcTCTCCGTCcacagcgtcgtcgccatgcgagtcgtcaccgccgacggcgaaaTCCACGTCCTGGGCGAGGGCACGCACATGGACGGGCTCGCGAGGGACATGTGGTGGGGatgtcgcggcgccgccgccgcgctcggcgtcgtcaccaGCGTCACGCTCAGagccgcgcccatcgcgcccacCGTCTCCCACGGCCGACGGATCTACCCgaccttcgccgacgcccccgacgccgccgcgcgcctaCGACGAATCGAAacgatcgcccgcgcgcttccCGAGGCGACGCAGGTGGACGTGTGCGTGACccgagcggcgggcggcggcggcggcggggtcagGATCGGCGTGTTTCCctgcgcgacggacggcggcgacgtccccgccgacgtaGTCGCGAGCCTCGAGTTGACGCCCCGGCACGTGACGCGTTCGAGGTACTGCGACGTTCCCTACCACAGCATGCTTCCGGATGACGAGTTGGACGAcgagtcggcacccggggacgacgagtcggcacccggggacgacgggacgCCGTCCCAGGCGACTCCCGGGATGTTCTCCTACGTGCGCCAGTGGTTTGTggatgagctcggcgagatcggcgccgccgccgtcgccgccgccgccgccgccgcgcccaccgacGACTCGCTCGTCATGATGCAgcacgcgggaggcgcggtgcggcggggcgggaggcccgcggacgacgacgacgcccccgccgacgacgatctcTCGTTTCCGCATCGTCAGTGGGAGTGGAGCGTGGTGATCATCGCGCTGTGGACGGACCCgagttcgcgcgcgcggacgacggcggaggcttgggccgacgacgccttcgagtCGCTCAGGGGATGCGGGGTGGGGTGCTACGCGGTGGACATCGACAGGTTCCGACGGTCGGGGGctgacgcggaggaggaggtgaagcTCGCGTTTGGCGAggtcaacgcggcgcggctgagGGAGCTGAAGCGGCGGGTCGACCCGATGAACGTCTTtgccgcggcggttccgCTGTGACGAGTGAGATTTTTTTCTTTTCATTCGAGGCGATTCGATTTGAACAACAGCTTTAATCTCCATTACAACAtgggacgcggcgagcggcgcgcgctcctggcgCGAAGGGTGGGACTTTTGGGCTATGTACAACAGTCCTTCTGTTTGCGGAGTCGAAAAAAATGGCAGCCTCAACGTTGTGAGACATTATTCTGAActtcacctcgccgtcgagcggtGATGATTACTTGGggatctccgccgccttggcggcgtgcACGGAGTAATCGTAAGGGTCCTCCGCGTCATCTTCGATGCGGGGGGGGATCGCCTCGAACTTGGTGTACTTGTTGCCCTTCTGGAAGGGGATGTGgcaggcggcgaagaaggcaaCCATGAAGAAGGCCACGCACCAACGCCAGCCGTTGAAGGCCTCCTC from Micromonas commoda chromosome 3, complete sequence encodes:
- a CDS encoding aryl-alcohol dehydrogenase related protein (Predicted oxidoreductases (related to aryl-alcohol dehydrogenases) [Energy production and conversion]), whose translation is MKPATVLSSSVAPVGVSRSRAAPRRAAVAARASTDAAATTPAAGVGNTFRTATDRVTLGTSDLSVAATGAGAWAWGDRSGYWGSDWEGDRAKNLDAYMTLLAGGVDFIDTAEVYGFGKSEELIREFMRDTAADATLAPPLLATKFAPIPFRFRAEDVPNALRASMARMGVRKVALYMQHWPAFGLPGVTEACNDAFLEGLCLCYERGLCRAVGVSNFNAERVKRAAKKFKERGVPFASNQIQYSLAYRAPETDTGVIDACVECGVTPVAYSPMAQGLLTGKYSAASPLGEGVKATGPRARILSEEKLASADALVDLMREIGRNHGGVTPAQIAVNYCMTKGTVPIPGAKDARQAEAVVGCLGWRLDEAEVAELEAAAALVPSTPGAPFERW
- a CDS encoding hypothetical protein (Protein of unknown function (DUF1077). This family consists of several hypothetical eukaryotic proteins of unknown function. expressed; conserved uncharacterized DUF1077 protein cupA54) translates to MDAKWRLDFADASTSGNNAPVNPPGYASLRELGDVDAPAKGKADAPKGGVVAPGGALTSAARQQKAYQFAMSQVQAIGMTGFMMYMAGSGVQIFSMMVVGNGLFQPIKAIASSGKIFEPYADASTDVTGPRALFCAIQLAGLAMALYKLNSMGLLPTHASDWVSGMKPPTPVEHAYGGTTL
- a CDS encoding predicted protein; this translates as MRYIPHKRGKPSRWVREAAGNDDVEGIDAALDAASNKDEALNKGDIMGRTALHWAAGRGRVDAVRHLLALGARVKISGMHHTPLHDLAESGAAAAPTLVQELVEAAPWQLTYKDNTGAMPVDRAKSAGQRQMVRALESAAMMVTGAERAMMSRHTHSFLPSCLSVATISLDSPGSSVTRPLLEGA
- a CDS encoding predicted protein, with translation MSYARPKRGKPERWVREAAGNDDVEGIDAALDAAKDRERLLNKGDFVGRTALHWAAGRGRADAVRHLLALGARVKLSGNQASPLHDLAASGSPNAPALVQDLLAAAPWQLTHRDNMGHYPVDKARDVGDKSMALALDALMMTVVGKRGPTAKPRTPSSWMPSCMSAGKARGIVGSDERPLLEGAARA
- a CDS encoding predicted protein, with translation MGALEDLVASHLGGFSPEGGVHLPNTPGYDACLLSAGAANYACLHERRRPPVALQPARESDVVLAVRFVTAGIERGLWPEGGRVDGSPDGGDGVPLTLCGGGHSELCVRHGAVLIHFGRMASVSCDPAAGTVTIAPGALLGAMNEAAQNHGLAVPTGVFAGVGVGSILAGGIGRLARARGLSVHSVVAMRVVTADGEIHVLGEGTHMDGLARDMWWGCRGAAAALGVVTSVTLRAAPIAPTVSHGRRIYPTFADAPDAAARLRRIETIARALPEATQVDVCVTRAAGGGGGGVRIGVFPCATDGGDVPADVVASLELTPRHVTRSRYCDVPYHSMLPDDELDDESAPGDDESAPGDDGTPSQATPGMFSYVRQWFVDELGEIGAAAVAAAAAAAPTDDSLVMMQHAGGAVRRGGRPADDDDAPADDDLSFPHRQWEWSVVIIALWTDPSSRARTTAEAWADDAFESLRGCGVGCYAVDIDRFRRSGADAEEEVKLAFGEVNAARLRELKRRVDPMNVFAAAVPL